The DNA sequence GAAGCCCCCGGGGCCCTGGCGCTGGTGGAGCTGGGTGCCGGCGATGGCCTGAAAACCAAGCTGTTGCTGCGCGAGCTGCTGGCCACGTCCGACGACTTTAGCTACGTGCCGGTGGACATTTCGCCCAGCGCGCTGGCGGGGCTGGCGGCCAGCCTGGCCGCCGAGCTGCCAGGGCTGCGCACCACGCCCGTGGCCACCGACTACGCCACGGCCCTGGCCCAGCTTGCGGCCCGGCCCGGGCGCAAAGCGGTGCTGTTCCTGGGCTCGAACATCGGCAACTTTGCGCCCACCGAGCGGGCGGCGTTCCTGGCGCAGCTGGCGGCCCCGCTGGCGGCGGCCGACCGCCTGCTCATCGGCTTCGATTTGCAGAAAAACCCGCGCCGCATCCGGGCGGCCTACGACGATGCGCAGGGCGTGACAGCAGCCTTCAACCTGAACCTGCTCACGCGCCTCAACCGCGAGCTGGCCGCCGATTTCGACCTCGCCGCCTGGCAGCACTACACGGATTACGACCCGCTGACCGGCGCCGTGCGCTCGTACCTGGTGAGCACCTGCGCCCAAACCGTGCACCTGGGAGCCCTGGACCAAGCCGTGCCGTTTGCGGCCTGGGAGGTCATCCATACCGAAAATTCCTACAAGTTCACGCACCCGCAAATTGCCGCTATGGCCGCCGCCGCCGGCCTGCGCGTGGTGACTACCTTCGACGACGGCGACTTTGCCGACGTGGTGCTGGCCCGGGCATAGGGCCCCGGGGAATACCTTAGGAAGAGAAGGCTGGGGGCCGTATTGGCCCGTTTTTGAGGTATTGCCCCGTAGCGCGCGTTTGGCAGCTTGCGCCTTGTCGTCAGGAAAAACAAGCGGCGGCTGGTCAACCGGTCGGCCGGCCGAAAAAGCCGGCGGACCGGACCAGGCACGGACCTAAAAACTGCGCCAGGTTGCTGCCCAGCGCCTTCACCGCCGCCGCCGCCAATTACCCCAACCCCGCCGGCCAGGCCGTGCGCCTTATCGTACCTGGCGGTTGGCGTGTACCTGCTGCAAGGGCGGGGCCCCAGCAAACCTACGCGAGCCGCCTGCTGAAGCAGTGAGGCCATAGCGTGGCCACTGCGAATTCGCGGCACTCGCTTCGTCCTGGCGATAATCGTTTGGCGCCCGCTCAAGCTCGCGAATGCATAGCGGCTGCGCTACGGCCAAAAAGCTCCGGCTGTCCAACGCACCGCTTTTTGCGTCCCGGAGCCCCGGCGCCGTGCAACCCCGGGGCCCTGGCACCCACCTTTAAAACGACCCATCGTAAAAAAAGCGGCAACAAAATCGCATTTCCGTTCTACTTTGCGGCGGCGACCGCATTCATTTCTGCTTCATTCTGTGAAAAGACGCGACTTTGTGGGCCTAACCGGCCTGGCCGCCGGGGCCCTGTTCCTACCCGGCTTCCCCTCCCTCGGCGGCACGCCCGTCGACCCCGCCCGCCTGCTGGAACCGGGCCTGGACGTGGCCCAGAAAAAGCGCCTGGCCGACGCCGGCCTGAACGCCGCCAAGGCCGCCGGCGCTACCTACGCCGACGTGCGTATCGGGCGCTACCTCAACCAAAGCATTTTTACGCGCGAAAAGCAGGTGCAGAACCTGGCCAGCGGCGAGAGCTTCGGGGCCGGCGTGCGCGTGATTGCCGGCGGCACCTGGGGCTTTGCCGCCACCAACGATGTGAGCGACGCCGGCCTGGCCAAGGCTGCCCAACTGGCCGTGCAAATGGCCAAGGCCAACAGCAAGGTGCAGAAGGAAAAGGTGCAGCTCGCGCCCCAAAAAGGCTACGGCGAGGTGAGCTGGAAAACGCCCATTCAGCAAAACGCCTTCGAGGTACCCATCAGGCAGAAGGTGGAATTGCTGCTGGCCGCCAACGCCGCAGCCCTCGACAACGGCGCGTCGTTCGTGAACTCGTCGCTGTTCCAAATCAATGAGCAGAAGTACTTTGCCAGCACCGACGGCTCGTATATCGACCAGGATATTCACCGCATCTGGCCTACGTTCAGCGTCACGGCCATCGACAAAACTACCGGCAAGTTCCGCTCGCGCGATGCACTGAGCGCGCCCATGGGCCTGGGCTACGAGTACCTCACGCCCAAGGCCGTAGACCAAATTGCCGGGGCCGCCGGCACGGGCCTGATTGGGTACAAAAACAGCTACGACATCCTCGCCGACGCCGCCCTGGCCGCTAAGCAGGTGCGGGAAAAACTGACCGCCAAGAGCGTGGCGCCCGGCAAGTACGACCTCGTGCTCGACCCCAACCACCTGGGCCTGACCATTCACGAAAGCATCGGACACCCACTCGAACTCGACCGCGTGCTGGGCTACGAGGCCAACTACGCTGGCACCTCGTTTGCCACCATCGACAAGTGGAAGGCGGGCAATTTCCAGTATGGCTCGAAGCAGGTCAACATCGTAGCCGACAAGCTGCAACCCGGCTCGCTGGGGGCCGTGGGCTACGACGACGAGGGCGTAAAAACCAAGCGCTGGGACCTCATCAAGAACGGCGTGCTGGTGAACTACGAGAAAATCCGCGACCAGGCCTATATCCTCGGCCAAACCGAGTCGGACGGCTGCTGCTATGCCGACTCGTGGGGCAGCGTGCAGTTCCAACGGATGCCCAACGTGAGCCTGGAACCGGGTGCCGCCAAAATGAGCGTGGACGACATGATCAAGGGTGTGGAGAAGGGCGTGTACATCGCCGGGCGCGGCTCGTATTCCATTGACCAGCAGCGCTACAACTTCCAGTTTGGGGGCCAGGTATTCTACGCCATCGAAAAGGGCCAGATTGCGGGCATGATTGAGGACGTGGCCTACCAGGCCAACACGCGAGAGTTCTGGAACTCGTGCGCCGCGGTCTGCGACCAGTCCGACTACCGCCTGTTCGGCTCGTTTTTCGACGGCAAAGGCCAGCCCTCACAGGTATCGGCCGTAAGCCACGGCTCGGCCACCGCCCGCTTCAACGGCGTGAACGTCATCAACACGGCCCGCAAGCTGGGATGAGTGAATGGGTGAAGATGTGGAGATTAGGGCCCCGGGCCGTCATGCTCATCTGGCGTCCTCCACATTTTCACATTCTTCCACCTCCCCCGCATTCCCCCACATTTTCACATTCCTCACATTTTAAAAATCCTACCCTTTTGAAAAGACGTGACTTTGTGGGACTTACCGGCCTGGCGGCCGGGGCCCTGTTTTTGCCCAGCATCCCCGGCTTCGGCCACGGGCTGCTCGTGGACCCCGCGCAGCTGCTGGAGCCGGGCCTGGACGTGGCCCAGAAGAAGCGCCTGGCCGACGCCGGCCTGAACGCGGCCAAGGCTGCCGGCGCCACTTACGCTGATGTGCGCATCGGCCGCTACCTCAACCAGGGCATCTTCACGCGCGAAAAGCAGGTGCAGAACATCCTGAGCAGCGAGAGCTTCGGGGTGGGCGTGCGCGTGATTGCCAACGGCACCTGGGGCTTTGCGGCCACGAATGATGTGAGCGACGCCGGCCTGGCTAAAGCCGCCCAGCTGGCCGTGGCCATCGCCAAGGCCAACAGCAAGGTGCAGAAGGTCCAGGTACAGCTCGCGCCGCAAAAGGGTTTTGGAGAGGTGAGCTGGAAGGCCCCGATTCAGCAAAACGCCTTCGAGGTGCCCATCAAGCAGAAGGTGGACTTGCTGCTGGCCGCCAACGCCGCGGCCCTCGACAACGGCGCCAACTTCGTGAACTCGGCCCTGTTCCAGGTGAACGAGCAGAAGTATTTTGCCAGCACCGATGGCTCGTACATCGATCAGGACATCCAGCGCATCTGGCCCACGTTCTCCGTCACGGCCATCGACAAGGCCAGCGGCAAGTTCCGCTCGCGCCAGAGCCTGAGCGTGCCCATGGGCCTGGGCTACGAGTACCTCACGCCCAAGGCGGCCGATAAGATTGCGGGGCCCGCGGGCTCCGACGTTATCGGCTACAAAAACAGCTACGACATTCTGGAGGACGCCACCCGCGCCGCCAAGCAGGTGAAGGAAAAGCTGACCGCCAAAAGCGTGACGCCGGGCAAGTACGACCTCGTGCTCGACCCGCACCACCTGGGCCTCACCATCCACGAGAGCGTGGGCCACCCCCTCGAACTGGACCGCGTGCTGGGCTACGAGGCCAACTTTGCGGGCACCAGCTTCGCTACGCTGGCATGGAAGGCCAAGGGCCTACCCTACGGCTCGAAGCAGATGAACATTGTGGCCGACAAGCTCCAACCCGGCTCGCTGGGGGCCGTGGGCTGGGACGACGAGGGCGTAAAAACCAAGGAGTGGAACCTGATTGAGCAGGGCAAGCTGGTGAACTACGAGAAAATCCGCGACCAGGCAGCCATGGTGGGCCAGAAGGAATCAGACGGCTGCTGCTACTCACAGTCGTGGGAGGACGTGCAGTTCCAGCGCATGCCCAACGTGAGCCTCAAGCCCGGGGCCGCTAAGCTGAGCGTGGACGAGATGGTGAGCAAGATCGACAAAGGCATCTACATCGCCGGCAACGGCTCGTTCAGCATCGACCAGCAGCGCTACAACTTCCAGTTCGGGGGCCAGGTGTTCTACGCCATCGAGAAGGGCAAAATCACGGGCATGCTCGAAGACGTGGCCTACCAGGCCAACACCCAGGAGTTCTGGGGTTCGCTGGCCGCCACCTGCGACCAGTCGGACTACCGCTTCGCGGGCTTCTTCAATGACGGCAAGGGCCAGCCCTCGCAAAGCTCAGCCGTGAGCCACGGCTCGGCCACCTCGCGCTTCAACGCCGTGAACGTGATTAACACCGGCCGCAAGCTGGGATGATTTTTAATGTGAAAATGCGGAAAATATGGCAATGTGATGGGCACAACGGCTGACCTGATGGATAATAACGCCGCGAAAGCTGATAACCCGGTAGTGCGGCTTTCCTTCGAGCTGGCCCTGGCGGTATTGGCCTATGTGGAGGAGCTGGAAGCCGGGCGGCGCTACGTAGTGGCTCGCCAGCTGCTACGGTGCGGCACTTCGGTGGGCGCCAACGTGGGCGAGGCCAGCACGCTGAGAGCCGGGCCGACTTCATCCACAAGTGCAAAGTGGCCGCCAAGGAAGCCGAAGAAACCGACTACTGGCTTCAGCTCTGCCAGCACGCGCCCAATTATCCCAGCCCCGCCCACTCAGCTCACCGAAACGCTGCTGAGCGTGCGCCGCTTGCTGGCCCGCATCATCATCTCCAGCAAAGCCAACGCCACCTGAGGGCCCACCATTTCCCCATTTCTGCATTTCCACATTTTCCACATCTGCACATCTTCACATTTTATAAAATGGCCATCATTTCCAAAGACGACGCCCAGACCATCCTCAAAAAGGTGCTGAGCTTTAGCACCGCCGACGAGTGCGAGGCCAACCTCAGCGGCTCGCTGGAGGGCAACGTGCGCTCGGCGCGCAACGCCATCAGCACCTCCGGCATCACCGACAACGTGTCGCTGGCCGTTACCTCATACTTCGGCCGGCGCAGCGGCGTGGCCACCTGCAACCAGTTCGACGACGCCACCCTGCGCCGCTGCGTGCAGCGGGCCGAGGAAATTGCCCGCCTCGCCCCCGAAAGCCCCGAGTACCTGCCCCTGCTGGGGCCCCAGAGCTACGCGGCCTCGCCCCTGTCGTTCGCGCCGGCCACCGCCGCCATCACCCCCGACTACCGGGCCAAGCAGATGGCGACGAGTATGCAGTATTGCGACACCAAAAAGCTGAGCTCGGCCGGGTTCCTCAACGATTCGGCGGGCTTCGTAGCCAAGCGCAACAGCAAGGGCCTGGAGGCCTACCAGCAAGTGTCGAACGTGGCGTTTTCCATCACCGTGCGCACGCCCGACGGCACCGGCTCGGGCTACGCCGCAGCCGACTACACCGACGCCGGCAAGTTCGACGCCGCGCGCATGACCAAGGTAGCGGCCGACAAGGCCGCCGCCTCGATGGGCGCCAAGGCCATCGAGCCGGGCAAGTACACCGTTATTCTGGAGCCCAACGCGCTGGTGTCGAACTCCGACGCCTCGCTGCTGGGGGCCCTGATGCGCTCGTTCGACGCGCGCTCGGCCGACGAGGGGCGCAGCTTCCTGAGTAAGAAGGGCGGCGGCAACCGCAAGGGCGAGAAGCTGTTCGACGAGAAGGTAACCATCTACTCCGACCCGCTGAACCCCGAAATTGCCGACCTCACGTTCAGCGGCGACGGCCGCCCGCAGCAGCGCACTACCTGGATTGAGAAGGGCGTGGTGAAGAACCTGTACTCGTCGCGCTACTGGGCCCAGAAGGCCGGCATTCCCGACCTGCCTAGCCCCGGCGGCTTCATCATGGAAGGCGGCACCCAAAGCACCGCCGACCTCATCAAAGGCACGGCCAAGGGTATTCTGGTCACGCGCCTGTGGTACATCCGCCCCGTCGACCCGCAAACGCTGCTTTATACGGGCCTCACGCGCGACGGAACCTTCTACATCGAGAACGGCCGAATCAAGTTCCCGGTGAAGAACTTCCGCTTCAACGAGAGCCCGGTCATCATGCTCAACAACCTGGAGGCCATCGGCAAGCCCGTGCGCCTGGCCGGCAACCTGATTCCGCCGCTGAAAATCCGCGACTTCACCTTCACCAGCCTGTCGGACGCCGTGTAGAACGACTGTAGCGCGGACTACAACCAAAGGTCAGCGAAGCTAAAATCCGCGCTACAGTGGCGTTGCTTTACTAAACGTCCTGCCTGGGGGCCCCTGGGTGAGACGTTTTTCTGTCATTTTGCGCCCCTTCCACTGAATAGCAATTTTTCTATCTTTTCTTTACCGCTATGAAAAGACGCGACTTTATGGGCTTGAGCGGCCTTGCCGCCGGGGCCCTGTTTTTACCCAGCCTGCCCGGCTTCGGCCACGCCCTTGTGGACCCCGCCCGCCTGCTGGAGCCGGGGGCCGACGTGGCCCAGAAAAAGCGCCTGGCCGACGTAGCCCTCAACGCCGCTAAGAGCGCCGGGGCCGGCTACGCTGATGTGCGCATCGGCCGCTACCTCAACCAGTACGTGTTCACCCGCGAGAAGCAGGTGCAGAACATCGTGAGCACCGAGAGCTACGGCGTGGGCATCCGGGTGCTGGTGGCGGGCTGCTGGGGCTTCGCCTCGACCAGCCTGGTGACCCCCGACAGCATTGCCGCCACCGCCCAGCTGGCCGTGGCCATTGCCAAGGCCAACCACCTGGTGCAGAAGGAGCCCGTGCAGCTGGCTGCCCAGGCCGGCTACGGCGAGGTGAGCTGGAAAACGCCCATCCAGCAGAACGCCTTCGAGGTACCCATCAAGCAGAAGGTGGACTTGCTGCTGGAAGCCAACGCCCGGGCCCTGGACGCGGGCGCCAACTACATCGGCACCAGCCTATTCCAGGTGAACGAGCAGAAATATTTTGCCAGCACCGACGGTTCGTACATCGACCAGGACGTGCACCGCATCTGGCCCACGTTCAGCGTCACAGCCATCGACAAGACCACCGGCAAGTTCCGCTCGCGCGAAGCCCTTAGCTCGCCCATGGGCCTGGGCT is a window from the Hymenobacter nivis genome containing:
- the egtD gene encoding L-histidine N(alpha)-methyltransferase; the encoded protein is MTPSAAPSPVVSSLAAHVAEGLRRAPKTLSSMYLYDDAGSQLFQQIMGLPEYYPTRAEYGIFAAHGPAIAAALNPAEAPGALALVELGAGDGLKTKLLLRELLATSDDFSYVPVDISPSALAGLAASLAAELPGLRTTPVATDYATALAQLAARPGRKAVLFLGSNIGNFAPTERAAFLAQLAAPLAAADRLLIGFDLQKNPRRIRAAYDDAQGVTAAFNLNLLTRLNRELAADFDLAAWQHYTDYDPLTGAVRSYLVSTCAQTVHLGALDQAVPFAAWEVIHTENSYKFTHPQIAAMAAAAGLRVVTTFDDGDFADVVLARA
- a CDS encoding TldD/PmbA family protein, producing the protein MKRRDFVGLTGLAAGALFLPGFPSLGGTPVDPARLLEPGLDVAQKKRLADAGLNAAKAAGATYADVRIGRYLNQSIFTREKQVQNLASGESFGAGVRVIAGGTWGFAATNDVSDAGLAKAAQLAVQMAKANSKVQKEKVQLAPQKGYGEVSWKTPIQQNAFEVPIRQKVELLLAANAAALDNGASFVNSSLFQINEQKYFASTDGSYIDQDIHRIWPTFSVTAIDKTTGKFRSRDALSAPMGLGYEYLTPKAVDQIAGAAGTGLIGYKNSYDILADAALAAKQVREKLTAKSVAPGKYDLVLDPNHLGLTIHESIGHPLELDRVLGYEANYAGTSFATIDKWKAGNFQYGSKQVNIVADKLQPGSLGAVGYDDEGVKTKRWDLIKNGVLVNYEKIRDQAYILGQTESDGCCYADSWGSVQFQRMPNVSLEPGAAKMSVDDMIKGVEKGVYIAGRGSYSIDQQRYNFQFGGQVFYAIEKGQIAGMIEDVAYQANTREFWNSCAAVCDQSDYRLFGSFFDGKGQPSQVSAVSHGSATARFNGVNVINTARKLG
- a CDS encoding TldD/PmbA family protein; its protein translation is MKRRDFVGLTGLAAGALFLPSIPGFGHGLLVDPAQLLEPGLDVAQKKRLADAGLNAAKAAGATYADVRIGRYLNQGIFTREKQVQNILSSESFGVGVRVIANGTWGFAATNDVSDAGLAKAAQLAVAIAKANSKVQKVQVQLAPQKGFGEVSWKAPIQQNAFEVPIKQKVDLLLAANAAALDNGANFVNSALFQVNEQKYFASTDGSYIDQDIQRIWPTFSVTAIDKASGKFRSRQSLSVPMGLGYEYLTPKAADKIAGPAGSDVIGYKNSYDILEDATRAAKQVKEKLTAKSVTPGKYDLVLDPHHLGLTIHESVGHPLELDRVLGYEANFAGTSFATLAWKAKGLPYGSKQMNIVADKLQPGSLGAVGWDDEGVKTKEWNLIEQGKLVNYEKIRDQAAMVGQKESDGCCYSQSWEDVQFQRMPNVSLKPGAAKLSVDEMVSKIDKGIYIAGNGSFSIDQQRYNFQFGGQVFYAIEKGKITGMLEDVAYQANTQEFWGSLAATCDQSDYRFAGFFNDGKGQPSQSSAVSHGSATSRFNAVNVINTGRKLG
- a CDS encoding TldD/PmbA family protein, which gives rise to MAIISKDDAQTILKKVLSFSTADECEANLSGSLEGNVRSARNAISTSGITDNVSLAVTSYFGRRSGVATCNQFDDATLRRCVQRAEEIARLAPESPEYLPLLGPQSYAASPLSFAPATAAITPDYRAKQMATSMQYCDTKKLSSAGFLNDSAGFVAKRNSKGLEAYQQVSNVAFSITVRTPDGTGSGYAAADYTDAGKFDAARMTKVAADKAAASMGAKAIEPGKYTVILEPNALVSNSDASLLGALMRSFDARSADEGRSFLSKKGGGNRKGEKLFDEKVTIYSDPLNPEIADLTFSGDGRPQQRTTWIEKGVVKNLYSSRYWAQKAGIPDLPSPGGFIMEGGTQSTADLIKGTAKGILVTRLWYIRPVDPQTLLYTGLTRDGTFYIENGRIKFPVKNFRFNESPVIMLNNLEAIGKPVRLAGNLIPPLKIRDFTFTSLSDAV